In Pirellulaceae bacterium, the sequence ATCGGAACCGTATCTTCGCTGATTTGGTAGAAGACAGGCCACCATCCTCCCTCGTCGCAGAGTTCTCGGAAACGCCAAGCCAATTCGCGTCCCGCTGTCGGGTCGCCTACGGGATCACCCATCGTGATCCAGCTTTGCCCTTCGACTCCGTACATGATAAAGGCAGTTTTCTCGTCATCGATCAGAAAACGCTTGTCACCAAGTCTTGCTAAATTACTTTCAATGCTTGGTGAATGGTTGGCGATTTCAATCGCCGTTTTCATGTCGTCATCGCTTATTGTGGGGATGTGTGACTTGCTTCTTAGTAAGCGGATTGCGCCGACGAACAGTACGACAATTGCCACGCCAAAAAATGCCCGCAAAGCGCGTGGCGCATGTTTGTCGAAAGCAAATTGCCACCACATCTCATTTCGATAGTCGGTTGTCTTGTGTGCCATCGCCATCAGCCAAAAGGTGGCGGCAAGCACCAGTGCAATGGCCAGCAGCCATTTGGGAGAGAATCGATCTGTCAATAACGCGCCATGTCGATAGAATTGCTTTCGGGATGGCAGCAACAGGGCCAGCATTACGGCGAGAAAGATTGCTTCTTCATAGTCGAAGCCCTTCAAGAGTGAGACGACGATGCCGGCTGCGAGCAGAGCGGCGGTGACATAATAGGCTGTTTCAATGCGTCGCTGTAACCCTCGCGACAAGATCAATAACAGAACCCCAATCACACTGCCGGCGAAATGAGACAGCTCGATGATGGGAAGCGGGAGCACGTGTCGCAAGTTGGCTAAGCGTTCGGCGATTGATGATGTGGCGCCAGAAAAAAGTAGCACGACACCCGCCAGAAACACACTAACAGTAAGCAGGCGCGGGCCGATCAACGCGGTCCAACGGCCCACCGTGTTTGCCGTTTTGCTGGCGGAACGTCGATTCGAAACAATTTCTGTAACTCCCATGCCCACCAAGCCGAGAGCGAGTGGGAGGAGAAAATAGATCACGCGAAATGCCAGGAGTGCTCCCACCAAGGTTTCCGGATCCTTGGGGTTGAGCAAAACGAGTAATACTAATTCGAGCACTCCTAAGCCGCCGGGAACATGCGATATGAGCGCAGCTACAGTTGCTAATAAATAGATGGTGACGAAGTGCCAATAGTGCACTTCAAGTGTTGCGGGCAATAAGCTGTAAAGCACAGTGGCTGCGAGCAGCATGTCGATTGTTGCTACGAACGTTTGTAGACAGGCCAGTCGTGGCGAGGGCAGTGAGAATTCCCACTTGTGGATCTTGATTGGTTTGCGTCTCGTGAGGCACAACGCCATGTAAATAACATAGAGAGAAACGAGCAGGTATCCGATCGGGCGTGCCGTGCTGACAGGCAGATTAAGCCGTTTGGGGATCGGAAGCGGTTCAATCAAAAAAAGAGTGCCGCCAAGAAAAAGTACACCAAGCCACAAGGTCACGCTGAGGAAAACTATCAACTTAAAGATTTCGATCGCTGAAAAGCCCCACGAGCTATAGAAGCGATACCTGACGGTTGATCCTCCCAGAAGCGAGCCAAAGCTGTTTCCGATCGTGTAACCTAAGAGGGAGGCGAGGCTGATTCGTTTCGGATCAAGGTTCCGTTTCAGATAGATCACTCCCATCCAGTCGTAACTGATGAGAACGAGATAGCTGAGGATTGTTAAACCAATCGCAATCGCCAGATTCGAATTCGGGATGCGGGCGAAACTCTCCAAGAAATCTCGCAGGGTATACTGCTTCAATTCCGCATGCAGAAGCCCCAATGCGACCACAAATACGGTGAAGATCAGCAGTGGTTCAGCCACGGATTTGATGAGTTTTTTCATGAGTTCGATGCGGTTCTAGGTTTAGAATCGTGTGGAGATTTGGCCGTCAGGCGAGCGGAATACAGGCCCAGTGGAAAGGCGATTGCGTGTGCAACATCGGCTGATAACATGCGTCCGTTTTCTGGTAAGTAGAAGGCGGACCAAGCGAGTCTCGCAGCAAGCACGCCCATGATAACGATTAGTGCTAATCGTCGCACCGTCGGTTTTCGTGAGCCGATGACCAGACCAAGGCAACCGTAATAACCGGCTGAAGGTCCCACATCCATCACGTTATAGAGGGTTTCGCCCCAGGAAATCTGGAGTTGTGTGGCAATCGTGATACCGGTTGCGATCACGACTAACGTCACCACGTGGACTCCGAAAAAAGTTGTCAGAGTACGTGTGAATCCGAATTGGATTTCCGCGGTGCCGACGCAAATAGCAAGCATGATGACCGAGAAATAGAAACTCAATCCGCCCGTGGTAAATGCCATCGAGCCGAACAGTTCCAACCAGTGTCCTTGTTGGAGTTCAGCTGGTGAAGAACCCCATTCCTGATACCAGATGGCACCCAACGCCTCTGAGGAGGAACCGGACATGATTCCCGCAAAGCACATGATCACCAACAAGACGATGGTCAGCAAAAGGCTGCGAAAGGTCTGTCTGATGGAACCAGTAAACATCAAGAGTCTTCTTGGAGTCTATGCGAGGATGCGAATGGGGTAATCAAAACAGTCTTTAACCCGCCATCTCGCTCTTCTGTTTCATGAGCTGATAAAAATAGATTAAGCCGTTCAGTGAAAGACGTCATCAGGAGGACGGTAAAACTGAATAGAAAAAATACGATCAGGCATCGGTTGCCTGCAGGGATGATAATGCAGTCACCCTCTCGCAGCCAAACGGTGTCTGTCACTGCTGCGACAGATCGCTTCACAAGATCCATGATTTCCGTTCCTTGCCGCCTTTTGGCGTGACTCCCCAGCCGTAGAGGTCCACCTTTTGCCTCGCCATGATCGTAACGTTCGTCTTGTTCGGATGCCACGACCCAACCGAATCAGGCCGAGCTTTTTTCGTTTTGTGGCTCTGGGCAAGTCCGATGGAATTGGAATCTGGACACGGCGGGTCGAGTCGGTTGATTTTGCTGGTTCGCAGACGTATCGCAGAGGGTAGAGCGATTAGAACGGATGTCGATTGGTATCCTATTGGGGGTTAGAGCCCCCAGGCTTTCCATATTTTCGGGTGAACGGGGTAGATGGCGGATCGATTTTCTTCACTTTCCCAGGCCGTATAAACCGAGTCGTAAAGAGGGGTCTCCAGGAACCCAACTATGTTCAAATTGAGACCGATTGCCCATCTCTCGCGTGCGCGCAAGCAGTTGTTGCCCGGTTCCCAGATCCGCAATGCTTCCTGGACATCGCCGTCCGTGTCTCGTAACGCATCTCGTAATGCCCTTCCGTCTGCATAGGTTTTTGCTGTCCCAGCGGCCGCATGAGGTCGTGCCGCGAAAGCCGCATCACCCATCAGGCAGGTGCGTTCAAATGCCATGCGAGAGATT encodes:
- the mprF gene encoding bifunctional lysylphosphatidylglycerol flippase/synthetase MprF — encoded protein: MKKLIKSVAEPLLIFTVFVVALGLLHAELKQYTLRDFLESFARIPNSNLAIAIGLTILSYLVLISYDWMGVIYLKRNLDPKRISLASLLGYTIGNSFGSLLGGSTVRYRFYSSWGFSAIEIFKLIVFLSVTLWLGVLFLGGTLFLIEPLPIPKRLNLPVSTARPIGYLLVSLYVIYMALCLTRRKPIKIHKWEFSLPSPRLACLQTFVATIDMLLAATVLYSLLPATLEVHYWHFVTIYLLATVAALISHVPGGLGVLELVLLVLLNPKDPETLVGALLAFRVIYFLLPLALGLVGMGVTEIVSNRRSASKTANTVGRWTALIGPRLLTVSVFLAGVVLLFSGATSSIAERLANLRHVLPLPIIELSHFAGSVIGVLLLILSRGLQRRIETAYYVTAALLAAGIVVSLLKGFDYEEAIFLAVMLALLLPSRKQFYRHGALLTDRFSPKWLLAIALVLAATFWLMAMAHKTTDYRNEMWWQFAFDKHAPRALRAFFGVAIVVLFVGAIRLLRSKSHIPTISDDDMKTAIEIANHSPSIESNLARLGDKRFLIDDEKTAFIMYGVEGQSWITMGDPVGDPTAGRELAWRFRELCDEGGWWPVFYQISEDTVPMYVEMGLSVIKIGEEARVPLKNFKLEGHAKRNLRRTNKKLAEAGCSFSIVQPPEVSALMPELRRISDSWLNEKNAAEKGFSLGFFSEPYIEDCPVAIIKQEGQIIAFANIWIGADKTELTIDLMRYVSEAPGGVMEYLFIQLMMWGKEEGYDWFSLGMAPLSGIDVQQNSPAWNQIAALTYEHGEHFYNFQGLRQYKDKFEPEWSSKYIASVGGWTLPLILTNVASLISGGVIGLVKK